CAGACGACGTAGTGTTTCTGCCGGCGGCAGGAGCCTTCGCCGCTGCGGGTTGTCCAGCTTATGCCTACTTTCCGGGTTAAATTTATGAACCATATAATCCTCATCCTCTCACTATCGGTTTCACTCACTGCAGTTATGGCCAAAAATACCATGCCGCTCTAACGCTAGGCACCCCACGACTGTACAATCTCATTAATCCGGGATGCAAACGGTGCTGCGGCGAAAAGCCTGTATCGTTTTTTTAAATCACTTCTTCTATTGTGATGGCTAATAAGACTCATTATGAAGAATAATTTTACACCGTAGGCTCATCCGTTGTATGCTATTGGCGATGCATCACAAGGAGGAATGTTGTGAATAACGTATTGGGTCACAAGTTTCATGTCACAAATAAGCTGGCCGCCTTGGTAGCCGTCGGGACCGGCATATGCGGCGCAGCCGCCATTGGCGGAGTAGCACCGCTCATTCGCGCCAAAGAGGAAGATGTCTCGGTGACGATTATCGCCATACTGGGGACGATATTTACGGTAGCTTATACGGCGCTATTGCCCTTACTAGGTTTGTTTGTCCCCGTATGAATTTGGCATTTTTTCCGGCGCAACCTTGCATGAATTGGCCCATGTCATTGCGGCGGCAGCACCAGATGGTCAAACCAGCAGTGATATTGCC
This window of the Methylomusa anaerophila genome carries:
- a CDS encoding putative sulfate exporter family transporter; its protein translation is MNNVLGHKFHVTNKLAALVAVGTGICGAAAIGGVAPLIRAKEEDVSVTIIAILGTIFTVAYTALLPLLGLFVPV